The following are from one region of the Fimbriimonadaceae bacterium genome:
- a CDS encoding isocitrate/isopropylmalate dehydrogenase family protein has translation MSKQRVAVIPGDGIGPEITQATIDILEATGFEAEWVYLEAGLGAIEKGKSAMPPETIEAIRDIKVALKGPTTTPSGGGHTSANVALRKALDLFANVRPAKSLPGVQGPFADKKLDLIIVRENTEDLYAGIEYKPHPDVAQSIKVITRQGSARLFEYTFKMARAQGRKRVTVVHKANIMKLSDGLFLEEFYKAAEKNPDIKADDIIVDNCCMQLVTKPEQFDVLVTENLYGDIISDLCAGLVGGLGLAPGANIGYECAVFEAVHGSAPDIAGKGVANPTALLLSAVMMLRHLGHHDQADRITNSVLRVCSDGHCLTVDLGGKASTSEYAREVVEISRGDDAVA, from the coding sequence ATGAGCAAGCAGCGCGTCGCGGTCATTCCCGGAGACGGCATCGGCCCCGAGATCACCCAAGCCACCATCGACATTCTCGAGGCGACCGGCTTTGAAGCGGAGTGGGTCTATCTTGAGGCCGGCCTCGGCGCGATCGAGAAGGGTAAGTCGGCGATGCCGCCGGAGACCATCGAGGCGATCCGCGACATCAAGGTCGCCTTGAAAGGCCCGACGACCACGCCCAGTGGGGGCGGACACACGAGCGCCAACGTGGCCCTGCGCAAGGCCCTCGACCTCTTTGCCAACGTCCGCCCGGCCAAGTCGCTCCCGGGGGTGCAGGGGCCGTTCGCCGACAAGAAGCTTGACCTTATCATCGTGCGGGAGAACACCGAAGACCTGTACGCCGGGATCGAATACAAACCCCATCCCGACGTCGCCCAGTCGATCAAGGTGATCACGCGCCAGGGGAGTGCGAGGCTCTTCGAATACACCTTCAAGATGGCCCGCGCCCAGGGTCGAAAACGGGTCACCGTCGTGCACAAGGCCAACATCATGAAGCTGTCCGACGGCCTTTTCCTTGAGGAGTTCTATAAGGCGGCGGAGAAGAACCCCGACATCAAGGCCGACGACATCATCGTCGACAACTGTTGCATGCAGTTGGTCACCAAGCCTGAACAGTTCGACGTGCTCGTCACGGAAAACCTTTACGGCGACATCATCAGTGACCTGTGCGCGGGTCTCGTGGGTGGCCTGGGACTGGCGCCGGGGGCCAACATCGGTTACGAATGCGCGGTCTTCGAGGCAGTGCACGGGTCAGCACCAGACATCGCCGGGAAGGGCGTCGCCAACCCGACGGCCTTGCTTCTGAGCGCGGTCATGATGCTGCGGCACCTGGGCCACCACGACCAAGCGGACCGGATCACAAACTCGGTCTTGCGCGTGTGTTCCGACGGACATTGTCTGACCGTCGACCTGGGCGGCAAGGCTTCGACCAGCGAATACGCCCGCGAGGTCGTGGAGATCAGTCGGGGCGACGACGCCGTTGCGTAG
- a CDS encoding aminotransferase class I/II-fold pyridoxal phosphate-dependent enzyme, translating into MADRPETLIQHLAEETHDRHAVVPPIYQTSLFVYDDVETFRKSFQSDEPDLHTYSRVSNPTLDVAEKKIAALEGTDRCRLFSSGMAAISAAIMSCVRSGSHVVCVDTVYGPTRIFLTDYLPRFGVTVTFVDGRDPADFERATTEATTLYYLESPSSVLFRLQDLAAVAAIAKARGISTVCDNSWASPVYQQPARLGIDIVVHSATKYLGGHSDVVAGALCTDSKRFNTLLDAEISLFGGTLPPFPAWLVLRGLRTLPVRLRAVGETATTVAKYLQTRPEVEEVFYVGLPDYPQADLRDKQLNGVTGLVTFMPAAQDEAKVVAFVEKLRLFQIGVSWGGHESLAVPLQQQPMDWPESRWLVRLYCGLEHPDDLIADLDNALGCLG; encoded by the coding sequence ATGGCAGACCGTCCCGAGACCTTGATCCAGCACCTCGCCGAAGAGACGCACGACCGCCATGCCGTCGTCCCCCCGATCTATCAAACTTCCCTCTTTGTCTACGACGACGTCGAGACCTTCCGTAAATCGTTTCAGTCCGACGAGCCTGACCTGCACACGTACAGCCGCGTCAGTAACCCGACGCTGGACGTCGCCGAGAAGAAGATCGCCGCCCTCGAAGGTACCGACCGTTGCCGATTGTTCTCCAGCGGCATGGCAGCTATTTCGGCAGCCATAATGTCTTGCGTCCGAAGTGGGTCGCACGTGGTGTGCGTGGACACGGTGTACGGGCCGACCAGGATCTTTTTGACGGACTACCTGCCCCGGTTCGGCGTCACCGTCACCTTTGTCGACGGACGCGACCCGGCGGACTTTGAGAGGGCCACGACCGAGGCCACCACCCTCTACTACCTGGAGTCACCAAGCAGCGTGCTGTTCCGTCTCCAAGACCTCGCCGCCGTCGCCGCGATCGCAAAGGCCAGGGGGATATCGACGGTCTGCGACAACAGTTGGGCGTCGCCGGTCTACCAACAACCCGCCCGGCTAGGCATCGACATCGTCGTCCACAGCGCGACGAAGTACCTCGGCGGGCACAGTGACGTCGTCGCCGGGGCCCTTTGTACGGACTCCAAACGGTTCAACACGTTGCTTGACGCCGAGATCAGCTTGTTCGGCGGGACGTTGCCCCCCTTCCCTGCGTGGTTGGTGCTCCGGGGTCTTCGGACCCTGCCCGTCCGACTCAGGGCGGTCGGCGAAACCGCGACCACCGTCGCCAAATACCTCCAGACCAGGCCCGAGGTCGAAGAAGTCTTCTATGTCGGACTGCCCGACTACCCCCAGGCCGACCTGAGGGACAAGCAGCTCAACGGCGTGACCGGCCTGGTCACTTTCATGCCCGCCGCCCAAGACGAGGCTAAGGTCGTCGCCTTTGTCGAGAAGCTCCGCCTGTTCCAGATCGGGGTCAGTTGGGGCGGTCACGAGAGCCTGGCCGTCCCCCTTCAGCAACAACCTATGGACTGGCCCGAAAGCCGCTGGCTGGTCCGGTTGTATTGCGGACTCGAGCACCCCGACGACTTGATCGCCGACCTGGACAATGCCCTGGGATGTCTGGGCTAG
- the frr gene encoding ribosome recycling factor: MNEILQEAERKMKHAVEATVHDFQRIRTGRANPMMLEKVMVEYYGAETPVNQIANISVPEPRVLMLTPWEKNMIGPIEKAILKSDLGITPNNDGVNIRLTFPQMTEDRRKDLIKQVNHRTEEGCVAIRNVRHHALDQGKAKLKTKELSEDDIKSLEKKIQDLTDKYIAETHTHQKAKDAELMEI, translated from the coding sequence GTGAACGAAATCCTGCAAGAAGCCGAACGCAAGATGAAACACGCCGTCGAAGCGACGGTCCATGATTTTCAGCGCATCCGAACCGGCCGCGCGAACCCGATGATGCTGGAGAAGGTGATGGTCGAGTACTACGGGGCGGAGACGCCCGTGAACCAAATCGCGAACATCTCAGTCCCCGAACCACGGGTCCTCATGCTGACGCCGTGGGAAAAGAACATGATCGGCCCGATCGAAAAGGCGATCTTGAAGAGCGACCTAGGCATCACGCCCAACAACGACGGCGTGAACATCCGACTGACCTTCCCCCAGATGACCGAGGACAGGCGCAAAGACCTCATCAAGCAGGTCAACCACCGCACCGAAGAAGGGTGTGTCGCGATCCGCAACGTCCGCCACCACGCCCTCGACCAAGGCAAAGCGAAGCTGAAGACGAAGGAGCTCAGCGAGGACGACATCAAGAGCCTGGAGAAGAAGATCCAGGACTTGACCGACAAGTACATCGCCGAGACTCACACCCACCAAAAGGCCAAAGACGCCGAATTGATGGAGATTTGA
- a CDS encoding J domain-containing protein, whose product MAVTDPYAVLGVPRDATSDQIRTAYRKLARQYHPDVNRDDPGAEEKFKEVSEAYSILSDADKRARFDNYGVTDDQPGAGSAADFMSGGGFADIFEQFFGAAGGGHQRNRRPGHRDGDDLRAETVVTLREVLTGVERTLRYKRERVCRSCGGNGTADGSAPPTCPNCNGSGVVVRVAQTLLGSMRTQTTCPTCQGSGQKISDPCKTCHGRKTEVSDAEVSITVPPGVESGMTLRASGQGNDGLGGGHTGDLYVVVHVSDDSRF is encoded by the coding sequence ATGGCTGTCACTGACCCGTACGCCGTGCTGGGCGTGCCCCGTGACGCCACTTCGGACCAGATTCGGACTGCCTACCGCAAGCTGGCCCGTCAGTACCACCCCGACGTCAACCGTGACGACCCCGGGGCGGAGGAGAAGTTCAAAGAGGTCAGCGAGGCCTACAGCATCCTTTCGGACGCCGACAAACGGGCCAGGTTTGACAACTACGGAGTGACCGACGACCAGCCCGGCGCAGGGTCGGCGGCGGACTTCATGTCGGGCGGCGGCTTTGCCGACATCTTCGAACAGTTCTTTGGTGCGGCGGGGGGCGGCCACCAACGCAACCGTCGTCCGGGACATCGTGATGGCGACGACCTGCGCGCCGAGACGGTCGTCACCCTCCGCGAAGTCCTCACGGGAGTCGAGCGCACCCTGCGGTACAAGCGCGAGCGAGTGTGCCGGAGTTGTGGCGGCAACGGCACGGCCGACGGCTCGGCTCCGCCGACCTGTCCGAACTGCAACGGGTCCGGCGTCGTCGTCCGAGTCGCCCAGACGCTTCTGGGGAGCATGCGGACGCAGACCACGTGCCCCACATGCCAAGGGTCCGGCCAAAAGATCAGCGACCCTTGCAAGACCTGTCACGGCAGGAAGACAGAAGTTTCGGACGCCGAAGTGTCGATCACGGTCCCCCCGGGGGTGGAGTCGGGGATGACGTTGCGGGCTTCGGGGCAGGGTAACGACGGACTGGGAGGCGGGCACACGGGCGACCTGTACGTGGTCGTCCATGTTTCGGACGACAGCCGGTTCG
- the rpoZ gene encoding DNA-directed RNA polymerase subunit omega, with translation MAAQEKIFPSPDILNDQEYGKFVLANLAAKRAKQLKEGAPPLVRIDSNHPLSIALAEIAAGKIKPILGSDAHATVEMDDELVALDKLDLGEIGLLLPAIDEDESEVLAKAGGVFGDDDDEHEHEHDEDETDDAGATSLVDLLDEDEAEPEAVEEDGDLSLDDLAEQEEAGQGDEEKED, from the coding sequence ATGGCCGCCCAAGAGAAGATCTTTCCCTCGCCTGACATCTTGAACGACCAGGAATACGGCAAGTTTGTCCTGGCAAACCTGGCGGCGAAGCGTGCCAAGCAACTCAAGGAGGGTGCGCCCCCATTGGTGCGGATTGATTCCAACCATCCCTTGAGCATTGCCCTTGCCGAAATCGCGGCGGGCAAGATCAAGCCGATCCTCGGTTCGGATGCCCACGCCACCGTCGAGATGGACGACGAACTGGTGGCCCTGGACAAACTCGACCTGGGCGAGATCGGGCTTCTACTCCCCGCTATCGACGAGGACGAGTCTGAGGTGCTGGCTAAGGCCGGAGGCGTGTTCGGTGACGATGACGACGAGCACGAGCACGAGCACGACGAGGATGAAACTGACGACGCCGGCGCGACCAGCTTGGTTGACTTGCTGGATGAAGACGAAGCTGAGCCAGAGGCCGTCGAAGAGGACGGCGACTTGAGCCTGGACGACCTGGCCGAGCAAGAGGAAGCCGGGCAGGGCGACGAGGAAAAAGAAGACTGA
- a CDS encoding helix-turn-helix domain-containing protein: MINEGGVVTPLPRGKAFLIPPHVPHEYGVAKDEPFWDQYWAHIADGLLDPITMDWSGATHKASICELPAEEVARAESDMSECYELTRSPAVNNHQFATVLLNSVIARCRHQATLERGKSDPRVETVKSLVAGSLTQANRVTDLARAVNISPSRLTQLFHQEMGMTPQDYVERERLARAARLLLQSDMTLAEVAQNTGFANEFYFSRRFKLYHGVSPGRFRKSRGATIR, translated from the coding sequence ATGATCAACGAGGGCGGCGTCGTGACCCCCTTGCCCCGGGGCAAGGCGTTCCTCATTCCCCCCCACGTCCCCCACGAATACGGCGTCGCCAAGGATGAGCCCTTTTGGGACCAGTACTGGGCGCATATTGCCGACGGTCTACTGGATCCCATCACCATGGACTGGAGCGGCGCCACGCACAAGGCCAGCATATGCGAACTTCCTGCCGAGGAAGTGGCCCGGGCAGAATCGGACATGTCCGAATGTTATGAACTGACGCGGAGCCCAGCCGTAAACAACCACCAGTTTGCGACGGTGCTTTTGAACTCCGTCATTGCTCGCTGCAGACACCAAGCGACCCTCGAGCGAGGCAAGTCGGACCCGCGTGTCGAGACGGTCAAGTCCCTTGTCGCGGGCAGTTTGACGCAAGCGAACCGCGTCACCGACCTTGCCCGGGCCGTCAACATCTCCCCGAGCCGGCTGACCCAACTGTTCCACCAAGAAATGGGCATGACACCGCAAGACTATGTCGAGCGGGAGCGATTGGCCCGCGCGGCGCGGCTCCTTCTCCAATCGGACATGACTTTGGCCGAAGTCGCCCAGAACACGGGGTTCGCGAACGAGTTCTATTTCTCACGAAGATTCAAGCTCTACCATGGGGTCAGCCCCGGTAGGTTCCGAAAATCTCGCGGGGCGACCATACGGTAG
- a CDS encoding phytanoyl-CoA dioxygenase family protein: MPDLFGFGEVQEFRDHFSAMHGRGGDGWAEGGVDLTSDDPLRRYPRLLQPHRGDAKCMRFMLDRRLRDVLTACLGETPLAVQTMVYFKPPGAKGQALHQDQSYLRAEPGTCAAAWLALDDCDTENGCLQVVPGTHELPILCPKRADPTASFTIDQTPLPPGLRPEPVLMKAGDVLFFNGSIVHGSGPNLSSDRFRRSLIGHYIEGRAEKVAQYYFPVYSFDGEIVGRQPYVSDGGGPCGTFRQTDDGLEIVMDGTLESARAAH, from the coding sequence GTGCCGGATTTGTTTGGTTTTGGCGAAGTGCAGGAGTTTCGTGACCATTTTTCGGCTATGCACGGGCGTGGCGGAGACGGCTGGGCGGAGGGAGGGGTCGACTTGACTTCCGACGACCCGTTGCGGCGGTATCCACGGCTTCTTCAGCCCCACCGAGGCGACGCGAAGTGCATGCGGTTCATGCTTGACCGCCGCTTGCGCGATGTGCTGACCGCTTGTCTCGGCGAGACGCCCTTGGCCGTGCAGACGATGGTGTACTTCAAGCCGCCCGGGGCAAAGGGGCAAGCGCTTCACCAAGACCAGAGCTATCTCCGGGCCGAACCCGGTACCTGTGCGGCGGCGTGGCTGGCCCTGGATGACTGCGACACCGAGAACGGTTGCCTCCAAGTCGTCCCCGGCACCCACGAGTTGCCGATCCTTTGCCCCAAGCGGGCCGACCCGACGGCGAGTTTCACCATCGACCAGACCCCGTTGCCGCCTGGGTTGAGACCCGAGCCGGTGCTCATGAAGGCAGGGGATGTCCTTTTCTTCAACGGATCCATTGTCCACGGGTCGGGGCCTAACCTGTCGTCCGACCGGTTTAGACGGTCACTGATCGGACATTACATCGAGGGCCGGGCCGAGAAGGTCGCGCAGTACTACTTCCCGGTCTATTCGTTTGACGGTGAGATCGTCGGCCGCCAGCCTTACGTCAGCGACGGTGGCGGGCCCTGTGGGACGTTCCGGCAGACCGACGATGGTTTGGAGATCGTCATGGACGGCACCCTGGAGTCGGCCCGGGCGGCCCACTAG
- the pyrH gene encoding UMP kinase: MAKASLTYDRVVLKISGEALGGKAGFGLETDTLDYIAGEVRAVHQLGVQVAIVVGGGNFIRGSAFSERGGVDRTVADQMGMLGTLMNGLALQSSLEAAGVPCRVQSAIAIPEVAESFIRRRAIRHMEKGRAVVFAGGTGNPYFTTDTASVLRALEVDAKAVLKATKVDGVYDKDPKKHADAVKYERLTFGEAISKRLKVMDETAFTMCREHNLPVIVLDMMRPGGMALAVQGKTDGTLVEGE, translated from the coding sequence ATGGCCAAAGCCAGCCTCACCTACGACCGGGTCGTCCTGAAGATCAGCGGCGAAGCGCTTGGCGGCAAGGCTGGCTTCGGCTTGGAGACCGACACCTTGGACTACATCGCGGGCGAAGTCCGCGCCGTCCACCAACTGGGCGTCCAGGTCGCCATCGTCGTGGGTGGGGGCAACTTCATCCGCGGCTCGGCCTTTAGCGAGCGGGGCGGCGTCGACCGGACGGTCGCCGACCAGATGGGCATGCTCGGCACCCTCATGAACGGCCTGGCCCTCCAGAGTTCGCTCGAAGCGGCCGGTGTCCCCTGCCGGGTCCAGAGCGCCATCGCCATCCCTGAGGTCGCCGAATCCTTCATCCGCCGCCGGGCGATCCGGCACATGGAGAAAGGGCGGGCCGTCGTCTTTGCCGGCGGCACGGGCAACCCTTACTTCACCACCGACACCGCCAGCGTCCTCCGCGCCCTGGAAGTCGACGCCAAAGCCGTCCTGAAGGCGACCAAAGTCGACGGCGTCTATGACAAAGACCCCAAGAAGCACGCCGACGCCGTGAAGTATGAACGGCTGACCTTCGGCGAGGCGATCAGCAAGCGGCTCAAGGTCATGGACGAGACCGCTTTCACCATGTGCCGCGAGCACAATCTGCCCGTCATCGTGCTCGACATGATGCGGCCGGGCGGCATGGCCCTGGCCGTGCAAGGTAAGACCGACGGGACCCTCGTCGAAGGAGAATGA
- the aat gene encoding leucyl/phenylalanyl-tRNA--protein transferase codes for MDGHERECVDTDLLFRAYSAGIFPMGSEDSDELGWYRPTTRCLFPIEGIHVSKSLARTLRQARFKVTFDQAFGQVVVNCRRPRDNWITEPVVRLYTDAHDEGWAHSCEVWEGDTLVGGTYGLAVGGCFCAESMFHRRTDASKVALHHMVTQCRNLGFVLFDAQIPNPHLMSLGAVTMGQREYMRLLRDVLRVQTPWSRCEESR; via the coding sequence ATGGACGGGCACGAACGGGAATGTGTTGACACCGACCTCCTGTTCCGCGCTTACTCCGCGGGCATCTTTCCCATGGGTTCCGAGGACAGCGACGAACTCGGCTGGTACCGACCCACCACCCGGTGCCTCTTCCCCATCGAGGGCATCCACGTCTCGAAGTCGCTGGCGCGGACGCTGCGGCAGGCCCGGTTCAAGGTGACCTTCGACCAAGCGTTCGGCCAGGTCGTCGTCAATTGCCGTCGCCCCCGCGACAACTGGATCACCGAACCGGTCGTCAGGCTGTACACCGACGCCCATGACGAGGGATGGGCGCATTCGTGCGAGGTGTGGGAAGGCGACACCCTCGTCGGCGGCACTTACGGGTTGGCCGTCGGCGGCTGCTTCTGCGCCGAGTCGATGTTCCACCGCCGTACGGACGCGAGCAAGGTCGCCCTGCACCACATGGTCACCCAGTGCAGAAACCTGGGGTTTGTGCTCTTCGACGCCCAGATACCTAACCCCCACCTGATGTCTCTCGGCGCGGTGACGATGGGCCAACGCGAGTACATGCGCCTTCTGCGGGACGTTCTTCGCGTCCAGACTCCGTGGAGCCGCTGCGAAGAATCCCGGTAA
- the rpsB gene encoding 30S ribosomal protein S2 encodes MPQLSMKELLEAGVHFGHQTRKWNPKMKRYIYGARNGIYIVDLHQTIKLFEDALNYVQRIVQNGGSVLFVGTKKQAQSAIKEAATRSGQYFVTERWLGGMLTNWDTIQQRIARLKDLDRMEQDGYLDRLPKKERLKRLEERDKLSRYFEGIRTMSTAPACMFVVDLNKESIAVLEAKRLNIPIVAIVDTNCDPDVADYVIPGNDDAIRSIRLVVQKFAEAILEVRPVDEALTEGTVTEGTSEEEGEEEGAVTFGEVEQEFLRSFTESESAKAAEEAPAQDQAPVVETPAETGAEAPSKD; translated from the coding sequence ATGCCCCAACTCAGCATGAAAGAACTGCTTGAGGCTGGCGTCCACTTCGGACACCAGACCCGCAAGTGGAACCCCAAGATGAAGCGCTACATCTATGGCGCTCGCAACGGCATCTACATCGTCGACCTCCATCAGACGATCAAACTTTTCGAAGACGCGCTCAACTACGTCCAGCGCATCGTCCAGAACGGCGGCAGCGTCCTCTTCGTCGGCACCAAGAAGCAAGCCCAGTCGGCGATCAAGGAAGCGGCGACCCGCAGCGGCCAGTACTTTGTCACCGAACGATGGCTCGGCGGCATGCTCACCAACTGGGACACCATCCAACAGCGGATCGCCCGCCTGAAGGACCTCGACCGCATGGAGCAGGACGGCTACCTGGACCGGCTCCCCAAAAAGGAGCGGTTGAAGAGGCTTGAAGAGCGCGACAAACTCAGCCGCTACTTCGAGGGCATCCGGACCATGTCCACCGCTCCCGCCTGCATGTTCGTCGTCGACCTGAACAAGGAGTCGATCGCCGTCCTGGAGGCCAAGCGGCTGAACATTCCCATCGTCGCCATTGTCGACACGAACTGCGACCCCGACGTCGCCGACTACGTCATCCCCGGCAATGACGACGCCATCCGCTCGATCCGGCTCGTCGTCCAGAAATTCGCGGAGGCGATCCTTGAAGTCCGGCCGGTTGACGAGGCTCTGACCGAAGGGACGGTCACCGAAGGCACGAGCGAAGAAGAGGGCGAAGAAGAGGGCGCCGTGACGTTCGGCGAGGTCGAGCAGGAGTTCCTCCGGTCCTTCACCGAAAGCGAGTCGGCCAAGGCCGCCGAGGAAGCCCCGGCCCAGGACCAAGCCCCCGTGGTAGAAACCCCGGCGGAAACGGGAGCCGAGGCCCCGTCGAAGGACTGA
- the uppS gene encoding di-trans,poly-cis-decaprenylcistransferase, translating into MNAVQRRAQQAGISLDSLPVHVAVIMDGNGRYATSKGFMRLWGHREGYKTLKKILLLSAELGIGHLTVYGFSAENWRRPEQEVSGLMSLIEEAARRELRDLVSNNVRARVIGRRHELPASLQEAFDELESSTRDNTGIVFTLAINYGGRAEIVDAARRLLAAGADPDALDEETFHRNLYDPSVPDPDLMVRTAGELRVSNFMIWQAAYAELHVTDVTWPEFGEAELFEAVRHFQKRVRKFGGLAGQA; encoded by the coding sequence ATGAACGCGGTCCAACGTCGTGCCCAGCAGGCCGGGATCAGCCTGGACAGCCTGCCCGTGCACGTCGCCGTCATCATGGACGGCAATGGACGGTATGCCACCAGCAAGGGGTTCATGCGCCTGTGGGGCCACCGCGAGGGCTACAAGACCCTCAAGAAAATCCTCCTCCTGTCGGCGGAACTCGGCATCGGCCACTTGACCGTGTACGGTTTCTCGGCCGAGAACTGGCGTCGTCCAGAGCAGGAAGTCAGTGGGCTCATGTCTCTGATTGAAGAGGCCGCCCGGCGCGAGCTTCGTGACCTGGTCTCCAACAACGTCCGGGCCAGGGTCATCGGCCGACGTCACGAACTACCGGCCTCCCTTCAAGAGGCGTTTGACGAACTCGAGTCGTCCACGCGAGACAACACCGGGATCGTTTTCACCTTGGCGATCAATTATGGGGGCCGGGCCGAGATCGTCGACGCGGCCCGCCGGCTACTCGCCGCCGGCGCCGACCCCGACGCCTTGGACGAAGAGACCTTCCACAGGAACCTCTATGACCCCAGCGTGCCCGACCCCGACCTGATGGTGCGGACGGCCGGCGAACTGCGCGTGAGCAACTTCATGATCTGGCAGGCGGCCTATGCCGAGCTTCATGTGACCGACGTGACCTGGCCCGAGTTCGGCGAGGCCGAACTCTTTGAGGCCGTCCGGCATTTCCAGAAACGTGTCAGGAAGTTCGGCGGTCTAGCAGGTCAAGCCTGA
- the tsf gene encoding translation elongation factor Ts: protein MAISAADVKRLRDETDAPMMDCKAALEESGGDFEMARQILREKGKAAAQKKAGRATGEGIAKYVASDDGKSVAGVVVECETDFVAKNDDFKTMVDKLARGFLAAGKAGGDVVIDGKTADEIIVDAVNIIRENIQLRYAEVSTTDGGFGVYNHHTGKTAAVVELHGDSKNLQAVGEQLGIQVVGLSPTFLKKEDVPQDVIEKEIEIQKNRAVEEGKDPKMAENIAKGRVNKEFYQHSVLMEQVFYADNKKNVSTYVAEEAKAGGGSLTVDKFVKIEVGQFGGDA from the coding sequence ATGGCAATCAGCGCAGCAGACGTCAAGCGTCTTCGTGACGAGACCGACGCCCCGATGATGGACTGCAAGGCAGCCCTCGAGGAGTCCGGCGGCGATTTTGAGATGGCCCGGCAGATCCTTCGCGAGAAGGGCAAAGCCGCCGCCCAGAAGAAGGCCGGTCGCGCGACTGGCGAGGGCATCGCCAAGTACGTCGCCAGCGACGACGGAAAGTCCGTCGCCGGTGTGGTCGTCGAGTGCGAGACCGACTTCGTCGCCAAGAACGACGACTTCAAGACGATGGTCGACAAGCTGGCCCGTGGCTTCTTGGCCGCCGGGAAGGCAGGCGGCGACGTGGTGATCGACGGCAAGACGGCCGACGAGATCATTGTCGACGCCGTCAACATCATCCGTGAGAACATCCAGCTCCGCTATGCGGAGGTCTCGACCACGGACGGCGGCTTCGGTGTCTATAACCACCACACGGGCAAGACCGCGGCGGTGGTCGAACTGCACGGCGACTCGAAGAACCTCCAAGCCGTCGGCGAGCAGCTCGGCATCCAGGTCGTCGGCCTGTCACCGACCTTCCTCAAGAAGGAGGACGTGCCGCAGGACGTGATCGAGAAAGAGATCGAGATCCAGAAGAACCGGGCTGTCGAAGAAGGCAAGGACCCCAAGATGGCCGAGAACATCGCCAAGGGACGGGTCAACAAGGAGTTCTATCAGCACAGCGTCTTGATGGAGCAGGTCTTCTACGCCGACAACAAGAAGAACGTCAGCACCTACGTTGCCGAAGAGGCGAAGGCCGGCGGCGGCTCTCTCACCGTCGACAAGTTCGTCAAGATCGAAGTCGGACAGTTCGGCGGGGACGCCTAA
- the rfbD gene encoding dTDP-4-dehydrorhamnose reductase: MRSLVLGARGMLGTDLVAECRRCAWDVVGLDQADIDLTVPAQVQKLKDRDWGEFDWVFNCAAYTAVDKAEEETALAQRLNGIVPGMLASLFKDIKWRMVHISTDFVFDGTGSRPYREDDPTNPQSAYGSSKLLGERLVLKENPDALVCRTAWLYGPNGKSFPRTMAAAWASGKPLRVVADQRGSPTCTIDLARTLCDLVSIQPSGGVYHTVGPEEMTWHDFAVRSVEAYKLANGIDRPVEIEPIKTSDWPTPARRPAYSVLDTTKVAALGVGPMRPVDASLAEFFTALGSL; encoded by the coding sequence TTGCGTAGCCTTGTCCTCGGCGCGCGCGGCATGCTCGGCACCGACTTGGTCGCCGAGTGCCGTCGGTGCGCCTGGGACGTGGTCGGGCTCGACCAAGCCGACATCGACTTGACTGTCCCCGCGCAGGTCCAGAAGCTCAAAGACCGTGACTGGGGCGAGTTCGACTGGGTGTTCAACTGTGCCGCCTACACGGCGGTGGACAAGGCCGAGGAAGAGACCGCCCTGGCCCAGAGGTTGAACGGCATTGTGCCGGGCATGCTGGCCTCTCTGTTCAAAGACATCAAATGGCGGATGGTCCACATCTCGACCGATTTTGTGTTCGACGGCACCGGATCGCGTCCGTACCGGGAGGACGACCCGACCAACCCGCAGTCGGCCTACGGGAGTTCCAAACTGCTGGGCGAGCGGCTCGTGCTCAAGGAAAACCCCGACGCGTTGGTCTGCCGCACCGCCTGGCTCTATGGCCCGAACGGCAAGAGCTTCCCGCGCACGATGGCCGCCGCCTGGGCCTCGGGCAAGCCGCTGCGCGTCGTCGCCGACCAACGCGGCAGTCCGACCTGCACGATCGACCTCGCGCGCACCCTCTGTGACCTGGTCTCGATCCAGCCGTCGGGCGGCGTGTATCACACCGTCGGCCCCGAGGAGATGACCTGGCACGATTTCGCGGTGCGGTCGGTTGAGGCTTACAAACTGGCCAACGGCATCGACCGTCCCGTCGAGATCGAGCCGATCAAGACTTCTGACTGGCCGACCCCGGCCCGTCGTCCCGCCTACTCGGTCTTGGACACCACGAAAGTCGCCGCCCTTGGTGTCGGGCCGATGCGTCCGGTCGACGCCTCGTTGGCGGAGTTTTTCACCGCACTAGGGTCGCTGTGA